The proteins below come from a single Agrobacterium vitis genomic window:
- the glgB gene encoding 1,4-alpha-glucan branching protein GlgB: protein MKKTTRQTQVSAESGHPPSADHLSSAEIEAIVAGLHTDPFSVLGVHAGANGFIARCFVPGAESITALALDGSLAGELACLDPAGFFAGPVAIKTQQPVRYRACRGDVEWSLTDPYSFGPVLGPMDDYFLREGSHLRLFDKMGAHPIKHQGVDGFHFAVWAPNARRVSVVGDFNEWDGRRHVMRLRRDTGIWEIFAPDVRPGSAYKYEIIGVNGELLPLKADPFARRSEFRPQTASVTAAELSQDWEDAAHLAHWGSIDKRRQPISVYEVHAGSWQKRADGTFLSWDELAERLIPYCTEMGFTHIEFLPITEHPYDPSWGYQTTGLYAPSARFGEPEGFARFVNGCHKVGLSVILDWVPAHFPTDAHGLRFFDGTALYEHEDPRKGFHPDWNTAIYNYGRIEVLSYLVNNALYWAEKFHLDGVRVDAVASMLYLDYSRKEGEWIPNEYGGRENLEAVRFLQKMNEHLYGAHPQVMTIAEESTSWPKVSQPVHEGGLGFGFKWNMGFMHDTLSYFARDPVHRKHHHHEITFGLIYAYSENFMLPISHDEVVHGKGSMIAKMPGDDWQKFANLRAYYGFMWGYPGKKLLFMGQEFAQWSEWSEERSLDWNLLQYPLHEGMRRLVRDLNFTYRNKPALHARDCEGEGFEWLISEDADQSVFAWLRKTPGERPVAVIANLTPVYYQRYDVPLPVAGRWREILNTDAEIYGGSGKGNGGRVEAVLDAATASDKAPWAHATLSLPPLAVIMLELEQ, encoded by the coding sequence ATGAAGAAAACAACCAGGCAGACGCAGGTATCAGCCGAGAGCGGCCATCCGCCCTCCGCTGACCACCTGTCTTCTGCCGAGATCGAAGCCATCGTCGCCGGCCTGCACACCGATCCGTTTTCGGTGCTCGGCGTTCATGCCGGAGCGAATGGGTTCATTGCCCGCTGTTTTGTGCCGGGCGCCGAAAGCATTACCGCGCTCGCTCTCGACGGCAGCCTTGCCGGGGAGCTGGCCTGTCTTGACCCAGCTGGTTTTTTCGCCGGTCCGGTGGCGATCAAGACCCAGCAGCCAGTGCGCTACCGCGCCTGCCGGGGCGATGTGGAATGGTCGCTGACCGATCCCTATAGTTTCGGCCCGGTTCTCGGACCCATGGACGATTACTTCCTGCGCGAAGGGTCGCATCTTCGGCTGTTCGACAAGATGGGCGCCCATCCGATCAAGCATCAGGGTGTCGATGGCTTTCATTTCGCCGTCTGGGCGCCGAATGCAAGACGGGTCTCGGTGGTCGGCGATTTCAATGAATGGGATGGACGCCGCCATGTCATGCGGCTGCGCCGCGATACTGGCATCTGGGAGATTTTCGCCCCCGATGTCCGGCCGGGTTCGGCCTATAAATACGAGATCATCGGCGTCAATGGCGAGCTTTTGCCGCTGAAGGCCGATCCGTTCGCCCGCCGCAGTGAGTTTCGCCCGCAGACCGCTTCTGTCACCGCCGCCGAGCTTTCCCAGGACTGGGAAGATGCGGCACATCTGGCCCATTGGGGCAGCATCGACAAGCGCCGCCAGCCGATCTCGGTCTATGAGGTCCATGCCGGTTCCTGGCAGAAGCGTGCGGACGGCACCTTCCTTAGCTGGGACGAGCTGGCGGAACGGCTGATCCCCTATTGCACCGAAATGGGCTTCACCCATATCGAATTTCTGCCTATCACCGAACATCCCTACGACCCGTCCTGGGGCTATCAGACAACAGGGCTTTACGCGCCGAGTGCGCGGTTTGGCGAGCCGGAAGGCTTTGCCCGCTTCGTCAATGGCTGTCACAAGGTTGGCCTCAGCGTCATTCTCGATTGGGTTCCGGCCCATTTCCCGACCGATGCCCATGGGTTGCGGTTTTTCGACGGCACCGCTCTTTATGAGCATGAGGACCCGCGCAAGGGCTTCCACCCCGACTGGAACACCGCGATCTACAATTACGGGCGGATCGAGGTTCTATCTTATCTGGTCAACAATGCGCTGTATTGGGCGGAAAAATTCCACCTGGATGGCGTGCGGGTCGATGCGGTCGCCTCGATGCTCTATCTCGACTATTCCCGCAAGGAAGGCGAGTGGATACCCAATGAATATGGTGGACGGGAAAACCTGGAGGCGGTGCGCTTCCTGCAAAAGATGAACGAGCATCTCTACGGCGCCCATCCGCAGGTGATGACCATTGCCGAGGAAAGCACTTCCTGGCCGAAAGTGTCCCAGCCGGTCCACGAGGGCGGGCTTGGCTTCGGCTTCAAGTGGAACATGGGCTTCATGCACGACACTTTGAGCTATTTTGCCCGCGATCCCGTGCATCGCAAGCATCATCACCATGAGATTACCTTTGGCCTGATCTATGCCTATAGCGAAAATTTCATGCTGCCGATTTCCCATGATGAAGTGGTGCATGGCAAAGGCTCGATGATTGCCAAAATGCCTGGAGACGATTGGCAAAAATTTGCCAATCTTCGCGCCTATTATGGCTTCATGTGGGGTTATCCTGGCAAGAAACTGCTGTTCATGGGCCAGGAATTTGCCCAGTGGAGCGAATGGAGCGAGGAGCGGTCGCTGGACTGGAACCTGCTGCAATATCCGCTGCATGAGGGCATGCGCCGTCTGGTGCGTGATCTGAACTTTACCTATCGCAACAAGCCGGCGCTGCATGCCCGTGATTGCGAGGGCGAAGGCTTCGAATGGCTGATCAGCGAGGATGCCGATCAATCGGTTTTTGCCTGGCTGCGCAAGACGCCCGGCGAAAGGCCGGTGGCTGTCATCGCCAATCTGACGCCGGTCTATTACCAGCGTTACGACGTGCCGCTGCCGGTGGCAGGCCGGTGGCGGGAAATCCTCAATACCGATGCCGAGATCTATGGCGGTAGCGGCAAGGGCAATGGCGGCCGGGTGGAGGCCGTACTCGATGCGGCAACCGCCTCTGACAAGGCGCCATGGGCGCACGCAACGCTGTCACTGCCGCCGCTGGCAGTGATTATGCTGGAGTTGGAACAGTAA
- the glgC gene encoding glucose-1-phosphate adenylyltransferase, which translates to MTPTKRIQPLARDAMAYVLAGGRGSRLKELTDRRAKPAVYFGGKARIIDFALSNALNSGIRRIGVATQYKAHSLIRHMQRGWDFLRPERNESFDILPASQRVSETQWYEGTADAVFQNIDIIEPYGPEYMVILAGDHVYKMDYEFMLQQHVDSGADVTIGCMEVPRMEASAFGVMHVDDKDQIIAFVEKPADPPGIPGNETMALASMGIYVFHTKFLMDCLRRDAADPNSSRDFGKDIIPYIVEHGKAVAHRFASSCVRSDFEKTPYWRDVGTIDAYWQANVDLTDILPELDIYDKSWPIWTYAEINPPAKFVHDDEGRRGSAISSLVSGDCIISGSTLYRSLLFTGVRANSYSRLEGAVILPKVTIGRHARLTNVVIDHGVTIPEGLIVGEDPEIDAKRFRRSENGICLITQAMLDKLEQ; encoded by the coding sequence ATGACGCCGACAAAGAGAATTCAGCCGCTGGCGCGCGATGCCATGGCGTATGTACTGGCCGGCGGACGTGGCAGCCGCCTTAAGGAGCTGACCGACCGGCGGGCAAAACCCGCCGTCTATTTCGGCGGCAAGGCCCGGATCATTGATTTCGCCCTGTCGAACGCGCTGAACTCAGGCATTCGCCGCATCGGCGTCGCCACACAGTACAAGGCCCATTCGCTGATCCGCCACATGCAGCGTGGCTGGGATTTCCTGCGGCCCGAACGCAATGAAAGCTTCGACATCCTGCCCGCCAGCCAGCGCGTTTCCGAAACGCAATGGTATGAAGGCACGGCGGATGCCGTTTTCCAGAATATCGATATTATCGAGCCTTATGGCCCGGAATATATGGTGATCCTGGCGGGCGACCACGTCTACAAGATGGACTATGAATTCATGCTCCAGCAGCATGTTGACAGCGGTGCCGATGTCACGATTGGCTGCATGGAAGTGCCACGCATGGAAGCCTCGGCGTTCGGTGTCATGCATGTCGACGACAAGGACCAGATCATTGCCTTCGTCGAAAAGCCCGCCGATCCGCCAGGCATTCCCGGCAATGAAACCATGGCGCTCGCCTCCATGGGCATTTACGTGTTCCACACCAAATTCCTGATGGATTGCCTGCGCCGCGATGCTGCCGACCCCAATTCCAGCCGGGATTTCGGCAAGGACATAATTCCCTATATCGTCGAGCATGGCAAAGCCGTGGCGCATCGCTTTGCCTCCTCCTGCGTCCGCTCGGATTTCGAAAAGACCCCCTATTGGCGCGATGTCGGCACCATCGACGCCTATTGGCAGGCCAATGTTGACTTGACCGACATCCTGCCGGAACTGGACATCTACGATAAATCCTGGCCGATCTGGACCTATGCCGAAATCAATCCGCCGGCAAAATTCGTCCATGACGATGAAGGCCGCCGCGGTTCGGCGATTTCCTCTCTGGTCTCGGGCGATTGCATCATCTCCGGCTCGACGCTCTATCGCAGCCTGCTGTTTACTGGGGTTCGCGCCAATTCCTATTCGCGGCTGGAAGGCGCCGTCATTCTGCCCAAGGTGACTATTGGCCGTCATGCCCGCTTGACCAATGTGGTGATCGATCATGGCGTCACCATTCCCGAAGGCTTGATCGTCGGTGAAGACCCGGAGATCGACGCCAAGCGCTTCCGCCGCAGTGAAAACGGTATCTGCCTGATCACCCAGGCAATGCTGGACAAGCTGGAGCAATAG